In one window of Halomarina pelagica DNA:
- the rnz gene encoding ribonuclease Z, translated as MHVTFLGTSGAVPTTERNTSAVLVRREGERFLFDVGEGTQRQMMRFGTGFDVSHVFLSHLHGDHVLGLPGLCQTWDFNDREAPLAVHVPPGTRRDVERLLRATNTNPSYPVRIDEVRPGEAALRADDYEVRAFRTEHRTISVGYALIEDERKGRFDRERAEELGVPVGPMFSRLHAGEPVELDDGTVVRPEQVVGAPRPGRHLVYTGDTRPVEATVEAAANADLLIHDATFADDHAERAPQTGHSTAREAALVAARAGAKRLALTHVSTRYGGYSTPLLEDAREVFDGEVFVAEDGQELDVPYPEEPQSEG; from the coding sequence ATGCACGTGACGTTCCTCGGGACCAGCGGGGCCGTCCCGACGACCGAGCGCAACACGAGCGCCGTCCTCGTCCGTCGGGAGGGCGAGCGTTTCCTCTTCGACGTCGGGGAGGGGACCCAGCGCCAGATGATGCGCTTCGGGACCGGCTTCGACGTCTCGCACGTCTTTCTCTCTCACCTCCACGGCGACCACGTCCTCGGCCTGCCCGGTCTCTGCCAGACGTGGGACTTCAACGACCGCGAGGCTCCCCTGGCCGTTCACGTCCCGCCGGGGACCCGGCGGGACGTGGAGCGCCTCCTCCGCGCGACGAACACGAACCCCTCCTACCCGGTACGGATCGACGAGGTGCGCCCGGGCGAGGCGGCGCTGCGCGCCGACGACTACGAGGTGCGCGCCTTCCGAACCGAACACCGCACCATCTCGGTCGGCTACGCTCTGATCGAGGACGAACGCAAGGGGCGGTTCGACCGCGAACGGGCGGAGGAACTCGGTGTCCCCGTCGGCCCCATGTTCTCGCGTCTGCACGCAGGCGAGCCAGTCGAACTGGACGACGGCACCGTCGTCCGACCCGAGCAGGTCGTCGGCGCGCCCCGCCCCGGCCGCCACCTCGTCTACACCGGCGACACGCGGCCCGTCGAGGCGACCGTCGAGGCCGCCGCGAACGCCGACCTGCTGATCCACGACGCCACGTTCGCCGACGACCACGCCGAGCGAGCGCCCCAGACGGGCCACTCGACGGCCCGCGAGGCCGCCCTCGTCGCCGCCCGCGCCGGGGCGAAGCGCCTCGCGCTCACCCACGTCTCGACGCGCTACGGCGGATACTCCACGCCTCTCCTGGAGGACGCCCGCGAGGTCTTCGACGGCGAGGTGTTCGTCGCCGAGGACGGCCAGGAACTCGACGTGCCGTACCCCGAGGAGCCCCAGTCGGAAGGGTAG
- a CDS encoding DUF7470 family protein, translating into MFGKLGRTGFAGLLLLLGGLAVLALESLLIAGGVALVLVGLLLVAKGLVGTMLSAFGMEGMF; encoded by the coding sequence ATGTTCGGTAAACTCGGTCGAACCGGTTTCGCGGGGCTGCTCCTGCTCCTCGGCGGCCTCGCAGTGCTCGCGCTCGAGAGCCTCCTGATCGCCGGCGGCGTCGCGCTCGTGCTGGTCGGACTGCTCCTCGTCGCGAAGGGCCTCGTCGGGACGATGCTCTCGGCGTTCGGGATGGAGGGGATGTTCTAG
- a CDS encoding SHOCT domain-containing protein: protein MSPLSERAREKIVEVLALAILGVGLLDLFLGVFPEIPFFVVWIVGYAVLLPIVALLLGVEDEDESFVDGIERAADDVAREIERVTGTGSRSRNGTDGDRRDRGESTGDVGDAIETLRARYARGDLTDEQFERKLDRLLETESPESAAEWRTRERERERERERLDERS from the coding sequence ATGAGTCCCCTCAGCGAGCGCGCTCGCGAGAAGATCGTCGAAGTCCTCGCGCTCGCCATCCTCGGGGTCGGCCTCCTCGATCTGTTTCTCGGCGTGTTTCCCGAGATCCCGTTCTTCGTCGTCTGGATCGTCGGCTACGCCGTCCTCCTCCCGATCGTCGCCCTCCTGCTCGGCGTGGAGGACGAGGACGAGTCGTTCGTCGACGGGATCGAGCGCGCCGCGGACGACGTGGCTCGCGAGATCGAGCGCGTGACGGGGACCGGCTCGCGGAGCCGTAACGGAACTGACGGGGATCGACGCGACCGCGGGGAGTCCACCGGCGACGTCGGCGACGCGATCGAGACCCTCCGCGCACGCTACGCGCGCGGCGACCTCACGGACGAGCAGTTCGAGCGGAAACTCGACCGCCTGCTCGAGACCGAGTCCCCCGAGTCGGCGGCCGAGTGGCGCACCCGTGAGCGCGAGCGCGAGCGCGAACGTGAGCGGCTCGACGAGCGTTCCTGA
- a CDS encoding DUF460 domain-containing protein — protein MSTRTSALDAVVFGVDVQSGDVRGDAPSYAVVAFDGEHVDRDVVSLRKLRRLIDRERPAMVATDNVYELAADKDALVHLLRDLPSETKLVQVTGAERPEPLSRVASRHGVPYGKKPMKEAEAAARLAAANVGHEVSAFTNTSTVKVSRGRSTGKGGWSEDRFTRRIHGNVQGKAREVEDTLREAGLDYEVDRTEKYGGLANAVFTVEARPDEIPVSRLRRGDVRVEIERERRDGIEFRPLAKRRDRVLVGIDPGTTTAVAVVGLGGEVLDVLSTRTADTAEVIEWIVERGRPIVVAADVTPMPETVEKIRRSFDAAAWTPERDLPIDSKQHRTREIGYDNDHERDAMAAALFAFDHHEDQFERIARKVPATMDRGEVIARVVSGGESVEAVVDDLTEDEATEEETEEHAPRELTPEEKRIKHLESRIDRLESHVENLRETVSTKNDKIAEYERELSEARREERREARERRAVTRLERDNERLKRELSEEREATEALEEKLERLKTLWKLDHSNFADVAEGRRDLVPVKVVEQFTKGAIEAADGSFGLAEGDVVFLRDASGAGRSTAERLAATNPRVVLRKGGLSDAADEVLFEHEIPVGPAEDVSIQEIDELAIAPESEVEAVIADWEERAEERRRQQKGAMVDRLISEHRAGYDDPSRADGTGGSG, from the coding sequence GTGAGTACCCGCACGAGTGCGCTCGACGCGGTCGTGTTCGGGGTCGACGTCCAGAGCGGGGACGTCCGCGGCGACGCCCCCTCCTACGCCGTCGTCGCATTCGACGGTGAGCACGTCGATCGCGACGTCGTCTCCCTGCGAAAGCTCCGGCGGCTCATCGACCGCGAGCGACCCGCGATGGTCGCGACGGACAACGTGTACGAGCTAGCGGCCGACAAGGACGCGCTCGTACACCTCCTCCGCGACCTCCCCTCGGAGACGAAGCTGGTGCAGGTGACGGGCGCGGAGCGCCCCGAACCGCTCTCCCGCGTCGCCTCCCGCCACGGCGTCCCCTACGGCAAGAAACCGATGAAGGAGGCCGAGGCCGCCGCTCGCCTCGCCGCCGCCAACGTGGGCCACGAGGTGAGCGCGTTCACGAACACGTCCACCGTGAAGGTCTCCCGCGGCCGCTCGACGGGCAAGGGCGGCTGGTCGGAGGACCGCTTCACGCGGCGCATCCACGGCAACGTCCAGGGGAAGGCCCGCGAGGTCGAGGACACCCTCCGCGAGGCCGGCCTCGACTACGAGGTCGATCGAACCGAGAAGTACGGCGGCCTCGCCAACGCCGTCTTCACCGTCGAGGCCCGGCCGGACGAGATCCCCGTCTCGCGGCTCCGGCGAGGCGACGTGCGCGTCGAGATCGAGCGCGAGCGGCGCGACGGTATCGAGTTCCGGCCGCTGGCGAAGCGCCGCGACCGCGTCCTCGTCGGGATCGACCCCGGGACGACCACCGCCGTCGCCGTCGTCGGCCTCGGCGGGGAGGTGCTCGACGTGCTCTCGACCCGGACGGCCGACACCGCGGAGGTGATCGAGTGGATCGTCGAGCGCGGCCGGCCGATCGTCGTGGCCGCCGACGTGACGCCGATGCCGGAGACGGTCGAGAAGATCCGCCGGAGCTTCGACGCCGCCGCCTGGACGCCCGAGCGCGACCTCCCGATCGACTCGAAACAGCACCGCACCCGCGAGATCGGATACGACAACGACCACGAGCGCGACGCGATGGCCGCGGCGCTGTTCGCGTTCGACCACCACGAGGATCAGTTCGAGCGCATCGCCCGGAAGGTGCCCGCGACCATGGACCGCGGCGAGGTGATCGCGCGGGTCGTCTCCGGCGGGGAGTCCGTCGAGGCCGTCGTCGACGACCTCACCGAGGACGAGGCGACCGAGGAGGAGACAGAGGAGCACGCTCCGCGCGAACTCACCCCCGAGGAGAAGCGCATCAAGCACCTCGAGTCGCGCATCGATCGCCTCGAATCGCACGTGGAGAACCTCCGCGAGACCGTCTCGACGAAGAACGACAAGATCGCCGAGTACGAGCGCGAGTTGAGCGAGGCCCGACGCGAGGAGCGCCGCGAGGCGCGCGAGCGCCGAGCCGTCACCCGGCTCGAACGCGACAACGAGCGTCTGAAGCGCGAGCTGTCGGAGGAGCGCGAGGCGACCGAGGCGCTCGAGGAGAAGCTCGAGCGTCTGAAGACGCTCTGGAAGCTCGATCACTCGAACTTCGCCGACGTGGCCGAGGGCCGGCGCGACCTCGTCCCCGTGAAGGTGGTCGAGCAGTTCACGAAGGGGGCCATCGAGGCCGCGGACGGGAGCTTCGGCCTCGCTGAGGGGGACGTCGTCTTCCTCCGCGACGCTAGCGGCGCGGGGCGATCCACCGCGGAGCGACTGGCGGCGACGAACCCGCGGGTCGTCCTCCGGAAGGGCGGCCTCTCGGACGCGGCCGACGAGGTGCTGTTCGAGCACGAGATCCCCGTCGGTCCCGCGGAGGACGTGTCTATCCAGGAGATCGACGAACTCGCGATCGCCCCCGAGTCCGAGGTCGAGGCGGTCATCGCGGACTGGGAGGAGCGCGCCGAGGAGCGCCGTCGCCAGCAGAAGGGCGCGATGGTCGACCGCCTCATCAGCGAGCACCGCGCGGGCTACGACGATCCCAGCCGCGCCGACGGGACCGGCGGGTCGGGCTAG